Proteins from a single region of Cytophagaceae bacterium:
- a CDS encoding thioredoxin family protein → MKTIVAFLISTLLVTGISSFKSDKVKSNGGTEFYSGSYDNLIREAKKQKKMVILDFWAQWCGPCQKLDRETFSDKSLGNYIAQNYIIYKVDIDTFDGMEIVDRFAVDVFPTIMVFDPKEGAVGKYKGFYPPNYLQKELEKIQSKYNYYPVSTKESLAANK, encoded by the coding sequence ATGAAAACGATCGTAGCTTTCTTAATTTCAACTTTACTGGTAACGGGCATATCCTCGTTTAAATCAGATAAAGTTAAGTCAAACGGAGGAACAGAGTTTTACTCCGGATCTTATGACAATCTCATCAGAGAGGCCAAAAAACAGAAAAAAATGGTTATCCTTGATTTCTGGGCTCAATGGTGCGGTCCCTGTCAAAAACTCGACCGCGAAACTTTCTCCGATAAGTCTCTGGGAAATTATATCGCTCAAAATTACATCATTTACAAAGTTGACATTGATACCTTTGATGGTATGGAAATCGTTGACCGGTTTGCTGTAGATGTATTCCCTACTATTATGGTATTTGATCCAAAAGAAGGGGCTGTAGGAAAATATAAGGGTTTTTATCCTCCTAATTATCTGCAGAAAGAATTGGAAAAAATTCAGAGTAAATACAATTATTATCCGGTTTCGACCAAAGAAAGTTTGGCTGCAAACAAATAA
- a CDS encoding branched-chain amino acid aminotransferase has translation MATDTININVRLTEKSRIDQLDPENIVFGTVFTDHMLVADCVNGEWQTPEIVPFGDMAFNPALSSLHYGQSIFEGMKAFKNEQDEVLMFRPLENFKRFNISAERMCMTTVPEEIFIGGLEELLRIDAAWVPKGEDNSLYLRPFMFSSDEYLGVRPSLNYRFMIILSPAGKYYSTPPKVKVETEFIRAAPGGVGYAKCAGNYAASLYPAKLAAQQGYTQLLWTDAIEHKYFEESGTMNVMFVKNGKIITPAVSTTILKGITRDTLIQLAKNMGIEVEERRVSVEEIIEGIKNGEVTEVFGAGTAVVVSPFAAIGFEGVDFDLPAITENSLSSKLKNKLNSIRTGQEPDTFGWVWKV, from the coding sequence ATGGCAACAGATACAATTAACATCAATGTAAGACTTACTGAAAAAAGTAGAATCGACCAGTTAGACCCTGAAAACATCGTCTTTGGTACAGTTTTTACCGATCATATGCTGGTGGCTGATTGTGTCAATGGCGAGTGGCAAACTCCCGAAATCGTGCCATTTGGCGATATGGCATTTAACCCTGCCTTGTCATCTTTACATTATGGTCAGTCGATTTTTGAAGGAATGAAAGCTTTCAAAAACGAGCAGGATGAAGTTTTGATGTTCAGACCTTTGGAAAACTTCAAACGTTTCAACATTTCAGCTGAACGTATGTGTATGACCACTGTACCGGAGGAAATATTTATAGGGGGCCTTGAAGAATTGCTTAGAATTGACGCAGCCTGGGTACCAAAAGGTGAAGACAACTCACTGTATTTGAGACCGTTCATGTTTTCAAGTGATGAGTATCTTGGGGTAAGACCTTCGCTCAATTACAGGTTTATGATTATCTTGAGTCCTGCAGGAAAATACTACAGTACTCCTCCAAAAGTAAAAGTTGAAACTGAGTTTATAAGGGCTGCACCGGGTGGTGTGGGTTATGCCAAATGTGCCGGAAACTATGCGGCATCATTGTATCCAGCCAAACTTGCGGCTCAGCAAGGTTACACCCAGTTACTGTGGACCGACGCTATCGAACACAAATATTTCGAGGAGTCAGGTACTATGAATGTGATGTTTGTGAAAAATGGAAAAATAATTACTCCTGCCGTAAGCACTACAATTTTGAAAGGCATTACCCGTGATACTTTGATTCAACTTGCCAAAAATATGGGCATTGAAGTTGAAGAAAGACGCGTATCGGTGGAAGAAATCATTGAAGGAATCAAAAACGGTGAAGTGACTGAGGTTTTTGGAGCTGGTACAGCAGTAGTGGTATCTCCTTTTGCGGCCATTGGCTTTGAAGGTGTAGATTTTGATTTGCCGGCTATCACTGAGAATTCTCTTTCCAGTAAGCTGAAAAATAAACTCAATTCAATCAGAACTGGTCAGGAACCTGACACTTTTGGTTGGGTTTGGAAAGTATAA
- a CDS encoding peptidase S41 gives MILKKWAALSLIALAVLGVSCKKLTEVNPAATENTSTTVNPNANANSWIYDEMKTYYLWESQMKTKATTDNKLDPMDYFESILVKPGELDRFSWIEEDVDALTASLQGVNKVLGIRYVPIFADKAESKVAFSVSYTLKGSPADKAGIKRGDFITQVDGKTMTPDNYSTALTNETLSLTLGEMVNSEVVSTSKTVKVTKAEVQTDPIHYSTVLEYGNKKIGYLVYLQFLTSFDDAMRKVFADFKAKGVNELVLDLRYNGGGYISSSEILSSLIVKNLKPNTLMSRQEWNAALTTAFKNQYGANVFDANWLNEANNLGTLNRVYILTSQGTASASELVINNLKPFMDVILIGDHTYGKNVGSITLSDDKKRWKYGMQPIVLRTVNAIGKSDYGTKEGFIPDFKVEDKTMPFKSFGDPTETLLKVAIENITGQPVTLGTSKARVSATKDFNVLDKSPRLDTRKYELKDMFVDRFPGQK, from the coding sequence ATGATTTTAAAAAAATGGGCGGCTCTAAGTTTGATTGCCCTTGCTGTTTTGGGTGTTTCTTGTAAAAAACTTACTGAAGTTAACCCTGCTGCCACTGAAAACACATCAACAACAGTCAATCCCAACGCCAATGCTAACAGTTGGATATATGACGAAATGAAGACCTATTATTTGTGGGAAAGTCAGATGAAAACCAAAGCTACCACTGACAATAAACTCGATCCGATGGACTATTTCGAGTCGATTTTAGTAAAACCAGGCGAATTGGATAGGTTTTCATGGATTGAGGAAGATGTGGATGCTCTTACCGCCTCACTGCAAGGTGTTAATAAAGTTTTGGGAATAAGATATGTACCCATTTTTGCCGACAAAGCTGAAAGCAAAGTTGCTTTTTCAGTTTCTTACACTTTGAAAGGTTCACCTGCGGATAAAGCTGGAATCAAAAGGGGAGATTTCATCACTCAGGTTGATGGAAAAACCATGACACCGGATAACTATTCCACGGCTTTGACCAATGAAACGCTTAGCCTTACTCTTGGTGAAATGGTAAATAGTGAAGTAGTAAGTACTTCAAAAACTGTAAAGGTAACCAAGGCGGAAGTACAAACTGACCCGATTCACTATAGCACAGTACTCGAATATGGCAATAAGAAAATTGGATATTTGGTTTATCTACAGTTTCTTACATCATTTGATGATGCCATGCGTAAAGTATTTGCCGACTTCAAAGCAAAGGGTGTAAATGAGCTGGTGCTCGATCTAAGATACAACGGAGGTGGTTATATTTCTTCATCCGAAATATTGAGCTCATTAATCGTAAAAAATCTCAAGCCAAATACGCTTATGAGCCGTCAGGAATGGAATGCCGCATTGACAACTGCTTTTAAAAATCAATATGGTGCCAATGTTTTTGATGCTAATTGGCTCAATGAGGCAAACAATCTTGGAACACTTAACCGGGTATATATTTTAACTTCTCAGGGTACTGCTTCTGCCAGCGAACTCGTAATCAACAATCTAAAACCTTTTATGGATGTGATTTTGATAGGAGACCATACTTATGGTAAAAATGTGGGTTCAATCACGCTTTCAGATGACAAAAAGAGATGGAAATACGGTATGCAGCCCATAGTTTTGAGAACTGTAAATGCAATAGGAAAGTCTGATTATGGCACAAAAGAAGGTTTTATACCTGATTTTAAAGTGGAAGACAAAACCATGCCTTTCAAATCTTTTGGTGACCCTACCGAAACTTTACTGAAAGTTGCCATTGAAAATATTACAGGACAGCCTGTTACATTAGGAACGTCAAAAGCAAGAGTTTCGGCCACTAAAGATTTCAATGTATTAGACAAATCGCCAAGACTGGATACCAGAAAATATGAATTAAAGGATATGTTTGTGGATAGATTCCCGGGACAGAAATAG
- the menD gene encoding 2-succinyl-5-enolpyruvyl-6-hydroxy-3-cyclohexene-1-carboxylic-acid synthase translates to MPILEPVFRIAEICSLKGIEDVIVSPGSRSAALALAFNRNPAIRTKVIADERSAAFFGLGKALETSKTVALVCTSGSAALNYAPAVSEAYFQEIPLLILTADRPPEWIHQYDGQTIFQKDIYGKHVKKAFELPVDYRHPDAQWQVERIINEAIDLSQSSPKGPVHINVPIREPFYPEDYEEYEFGVNIRHIKKVDTHASLAHSEWADLMDIWNSSESIMIAVGQNREDIDEVLSELSEEPNVVIVADVIANVNVTDAIKSHDLFLPKISESHSTYAPELLLTFGKSFISKSLKQFLRKNKPKYHWHIQENPDLIDPMQSITHKIEVHESYFLKELVETLDFAKFKEGDDEAEESDFKLNWQDAAEASRKYIHRSIFVEDFAEIQATAMIFDALPDNSGLHLGNSMPVRYANYLSVLLDKNQKVSCNRGTSGIDGIVSTALGQASAFAGIYTCIVGDVSFFYDSNALFINDLPENFRCVIINNAGGNIFRLIDGPSKQAELEDFFVTHQKRNAGSLCEEAGVEYFKASNQLELSEALKVFFEESNSPKLLEVFTDGKTDAEVFKAFKSDFIL, encoded by the coding sequence ATGCCAATATTAGAGCCAGTTTTTCGTATTGCTGAAATTTGTTCGCTCAAAGGAATTGAAGATGTGATAGTTAGTCCAGGCTCAAGAAGTGCGGCTTTGGCACTGGCATTTAACCGTAACCCGGCAATCAGGACCAAAGTTATTGCCGATGAGCGTTCTGCCGCTTTTTTTGGACTGGGCAAGGCACTCGAAACTTCCAAAACTGTGGCATTGGTATGCACTTCCGGCTCCGCTGCACTCAATTATGCTCCGGCTGTATCAGAAGCATATTTTCAGGAAATACCCTTGTTAATTCTCACCGCCGACCGCCCACCTGAGTGGATTCATCAATACGACGGCCAGACGATTTTTCAGAAAGATATTTATGGAAAACATGTAAAAAAGGCATTTGAGTTGCCCGTTGATTATAGACATCCGGATGCCCAATGGCAAGTTGAAAGGATTATTAACGAGGCCATCGACCTTTCGCAGTCTTCTCCAAAAGGCCCGGTACATATCAATGTCCCAATCAGGGAACCATTTTATCCTGAAGATTATGAAGAATATGAGTTTGGAGTAAATATCAGGCATATTAAAAAAGTGGATACCCATGCTTCATTGGCTCATTCAGAATGGGCCGATCTGATGGATATCTGGAATAGTTCAGAATCGATAATGATTGCAGTGGGGCAAAATCGGGAAGATATTGATGAAGTTCTTTCGGAATTGTCCGAAGAACCTAATGTCGTAATTGTGGCCGATGTGATTGCTAATGTAAATGTAACTGACGCGATAAAAAGCCATGACCTATTTTTGCCTAAAATAAGCGAATCCCATTCCACCTACGCTCCTGAGTTACTTCTTACTTTTGGTAAGTCGTTTATTTCTAAATCTTTAAAGCAATTTTTAAGAAAAAATAAACCCAAATACCACTGGCATATACAGGAAAATCCTGATTTGATTGACCCCATGCAAAGCATAACGCATAAGATTGAAGTGCATGAGTCGTATTTTTTAAAAGAATTGGTTGAAACGCTTGATTTTGCAAAATTTAAAGAAGGCGATGATGAAGCCGAAGAGAGTGATTTCAAACTCAATTGGCAAGATGCCGCCGAAGCCTCCAGAAAGTATATCCACAGGAGTATTTTTGTGGAGGATTTTGCCGAAATACAGGCTACTGCCATGATATTTGATGCACTTCCTGATAATTCCGGTTTACATTTAGGTAACAGCATGCCGGTACGTTATGCCAATTATTTATCGGTTTTACTGGATAAAAATCAAAAAGTAAGCTGTAACCGTGGTACCAGTGGTATTGATGGCATTGTGAGTACTGCCCTGGGGCAGGCTTCCGCATTTGCCGGTATTTATACATGCATAGTAGGAGACGTATCTTTTTTCTATGATAGCAATGCTCTGTTTATAAATGATTTACCAGAAAATTTCCGTTGTGTAATAATCAACAATGCCGGTGGAAACATTTTCAGGTTAATAGACGGACCTTCAAAACAAGCCGAACTGGAGGATTTTTTTGTAACCCATCAAAAAAGAAATGCCGGCTCTTTATGTGAAGAAGCCGGCGTAGAATATTTCAAAGCATCCAATCAACTTGAGCTATCAGAAGCACTCAAAGTATTTTTTGAAGAAAGTAATTCGCCAAAACTACTCGAAGTGTTTACCGATGGTAAGACCGACGCCGAAGTTTTTAAAGCTTTTAAATCAGATTTTATTTTATAA